From one Nothobranchius furzeri strain GRZ-AD chromosome 2, NfurGRZ-RIMD1, whole genome shotgun sequence genomic stretch:
- the LOC129157028 gene encoding gastrula zinc finger protein XlCGF26.1-like, producing the protein MDTDVQQMVQVKEDPEEQSAGVDQQDPEHLHIKEEKEELWTSLKGEHLHLMEETDSARFQFSAVSIKREGDEEKRLFSQLHQQQIEDRDVPTSSSADQMTAETGGGAGTSRNPDLNPHEQTSDSSETEVNGDDDMNLDSGMSDSGSETGDEDYDWNEKRSSESDVKTVNISFSCLECSERFHDKQSLQNHVRVTSHSAIRSSSFLVNKKSVRLKQPVDSYRKVQKELKSFSCGDCGKIFGKKSSLNSHMTVHTGQKPFVCELCGKIFGRKSNLNDHMRVHTGQKPFVCELCGKIFGRKSNLNDHMRIHTGQKPFVCELCGKRFTQKPPLDNHTRVHSGHKPFVCELCGKRFTDKSTLNNHMRVHTGQKPFVCEHCGQRFTQKSHLNDHMRIHTGHKPFVCELCGQRFNHKSTLNDHMRIHTGQKPFVCELCGKRFTQKSTLNTHMRIHTGQKPFVCELCGQRFTQRSNLNDHMRVHTGDKPFACEFCGERYGQKKTLFKHMSVHTG; encoded by the coding sequence atgttcaacagatGGTGCAGGTTAAAGAagatcctgaagaacagagtgctggtgtggaccagcaggacccagaacacctccacataaaggaggaaaaggaggagctctggaccagtcttAAGGGAGAGCATCTCCATTTGATGGAGGAGACTGATTCTGCCAGGTTTCAATTCAGTGCTGTTTCTATAAAGCGTGAGGGTGATGAAGAGAAACGTCTGttttcacagcttcatcagcagcaaatagaagacagagatgttccaaccagcagctcagctgaccagatgacagcagaaactggtggaggagcaggaactagcaggaacccagatcttaaccctcatgaacaaacatctgattcttcagagactgaagttaatgGAGATGATGATATGAATCTAGACTCTGggatgtcagactctgggtctgaaactggagacgaAGACTATGACTGGAATGAGaaaaggtcttctgagtcagatgttaaGACTGTCAACATATCCTTTAGCTGTCTTGAGTGCAGTGAACGATTTCATGACAAGCAGTCTCTCCAGAATCATGTGAGAGTAACCAGTCATTCAGCAATAAGGTCTTCCAGCTTTTTGGTTAATAAGAAATCTGTTAGACTTAAGCAACCTGTAGACTCATATAGGAAAGTCCAGAaagaactaaaatcatttagttgtggtgACTGTGGAAAAATATTTGGGAAAAAatcaagtttaaacagtcacatgacagtccacacaggacagaaaccttttgtctgtgagctctgtggaaaaatattTGGGAGAAAATCAAAtttaaacgatcacatgagagtccacacaggacagaaaccttttgtctgtgagctctgtggaaaaatattTGGGAGAAAATCAAAtttaaacgatcacatgagaatccatacaggacagaaaccttttgtctgtgagctctgtggaaaaagatttacccaaaagccgCCTTTAGACAATCACACAAGAGTCCACTCAGGAcataaaccttttgtctgtgagctctgtggaaaaagatttaccgATAAGTCGactttaaacaatcacatgagagtccacacaggacagaaaccttttgtctgtgagcactgtggacaaagatttacccaaaagtcacatttaaacgatcacatgagaatccacacaggacataaaccttttgtctgtgagctctgtggacaaagatttaaccaCAAGTCAACATTAAAtgatcacatgagaatccacacaggacagaaaccttttgtctgtgagctctgtggaaaaagatttactcaaaagtcgactttaaacactcacatgagaatccacacaggacagaaaccttttgtctgtgagctctgtggacaaagatttacccaaaggtcaaatttaaacgatcacatgagagtccacacaggagataaaccttttgcttgtgagttctgtggagAAAGATATGGACAAAAGAAAACTTTATTCAAGcatatgagtgtccacacaggatag